A region from the Rosa rugosa chromosome 6, drRosRugo1.1, whole genome shotgun sequence genome encodes:
- the LOC133718727 gene encoding uncharacterized protein LOC133718727, translating to MYSSLELESVKCKVTESQENVTNLLNLLEVAYKERDEARDQLKKIFEKMNPNCTPIDQLPNHVVQSVSPQILMPTTKENLSLTESNSPSSVDSLFDHAVSSPEFPSIIMPDSSTMGFVNVKQHNAVQQFNLGTTNVTMSAQTDTASEIVNDFAKGKTLPQKGKLMQAVKEAGPLLRTLLIAGPPLPQWRNPPPPLQQPFKIPPVAPINGCTTASPLSFNQKPFAISNPTTSYFNVAHTSSAANAMLSFNTVLPSAGVSCFNNSRMMETSNSGFDHQIPFAKRRRLQ from the coding sequence ATGTACTCCAGTCTTGAACTTGAATCAGTAAAATGCAAAGTTACCGAGAGTCAAGAAAATGTGACCAACTTGCTCAATCTGTTAGAGGTTGCATACAAAGAAAGAGATGAAGCCAGAGACCAGTTGAAGAAAATCTTTGAGAAGATGAACCCCAATTGTACTCCAATTGATCAACTGCCAAATCATGTAGTCCAGTCTGTTAGCCCCCAAATTTTGATGCCGACGACAAAAGAAAACTTAAGCTTAACTGAATCCAACAGTCCCTCTTCTGTTGATTCCTTATTCGATCATGCAGTTTCTTCACCAGAGTTTCCAAGCATCATTATGCCTGATTCAAGCACCATGGGTTTTGTTAATGTGAAGCAGCATAATGCGGTTCAACAATTTAATTTGGGCACTACTAATGTTACCATGAGTGCCCAAACTGATACAGCTTCTGAAATAGTTAACGATTTTGCTAAAGGAAAGACTTTACCTCAGAAAGGGAAACTCATGCAAGCTGTGAAGGAAGCTGGTCCATTGCTTCGGACGCTTCTTATTGCTGGTCCCCCATTGCCCCAGTGGCGAAACCCCCCTCCTCCTTTGCAGCAGCCTTTCAAAATCCCACCCGTTGCTCCGATCAACGGTTGTACTACAGCTTCTCCTCTAAGCTTTAATCAGAAACCATTTGCCATTTCAAATCCTACAACTAGCTATTTCAATGTGGCTCATACATCTTCAGCTGCCAATGCCATGTTGAGTTTCAACACTGTCCTTCCTTCTGCTGGTGTTTCATGCTTCAATAACTCAAGAATGATGGAGACTTCAAACTCTGGTTTCGACCACCAAATCCCATTTGCCAAGCGGCGAAGGCTTCAATGA
- the LOC133718726 gene encoding probable WRKY transcription factor 53 gives MDMRVNWEQKSGIVNELTRGRELARQLQIHLNATSTLNPSTSSQTALTRQMLIQKIISSYEKALSMLNSCSSAPMAVAVEQLHQQQPTFTVAASTAVVTIRMADSPPSLNGSPRSEDSDDHKDPSRKRKGLARWTKQVRVTSGMGLEGPLDDGFSWRKYGQKDILGAKYPRGYYRCTHRNVQGCLATKQVQRSDEDPMILEITYRGRHTCTQAASTSVASPPPKPMSPLPDQTPEPPQINQQPQHNMLLSLPEGLRVITEGLDTSHDRRGELLVPSFNNNNYVGNFSPSLTMPTASTSGTNYFSVLSQQDFGGNQNLQISAAAESHDIISAATSASNSPTVGLDFPFAEADHQILYPNFTFDDPGFFP, from the exons ATGGACATGAGAGTGAATTGGGAGCAAAAGAGTGGTATTGTAAATGAGCTAACACGTGGCAGGGAGCTTGCTAGGCAGCTCCAGATCCATCTCAATGCTACATCAACTTTGAATCCTTCCACGAGCTCTCAAACAGCGTTAACTCGCCAGATGCTGATCCAAAAGATCATATCTTCCTACGAAAAGGCACTTTCGATGCTCAATTCTTGCAGCTCAGCCCCAATGGCAGTAGCAGTAGAGCAACTACACCAACAACAACCTACATTTACAGTAGCTGCTTCCACGGCTGTTGTTACGATTCGAATGGCTGACTCCCCACCTTCGCTAAATGGGAGTCCTCGGAGTGAAGACTCCGATGACCACAAAGATCCCTCTAGAAAAAG GAAAGGTCTGGCAAGGTGGACAAAACAAGTAAGAGTAACATCAGGTATGGGGCTTGAAGGGCCTcttgatgatggctttagctGGAGGAAGTATGGCCAAAAGGACATCCTCGGAGCCAAATATCCGAG AGGGTATTACAGATGCACTCATCGAAATGTTCAAGGTTGTTTGGCCACAAAACAAGTGCAACGCTCCGATGAGGACCCAATGATCCTCGAAATTACTTACCGAGGAAGGCACACTTGTACTCAAGCAGCCTCCACCTCCGTAGCTAGTCCTCCTCCAAAACCAATGTCACCATTGCCTGATCAAACACCAGAACCACCACAGATCAATCAGCAGCCTCAACATAATATGCTCTTAAGCCTCCCTGAAGGCCTCAGGGTCATAACCGAAGGCCTAGACACTAGTCATGATCGTCGTGGCGAATTATTAGTTCCctcattcaacaacaacaattatGTGGGGAACTTTTCTCCTTCATTAACTATGCCTACTGCTTCAACTTCTGGGACAAACTATTTCTCTGTACTGTCTCAGCAGGACTTTGGTGGTAACCAAAATCTGCAGATCAGCGCTGCGGCCGAGTCTCATGATATAATCTCAGCTGCTACTTCAGCTTCCAACTCTCCGACTGTTGGTTTAGATTTTCCATTTGCTGAAGCTGATCATCAGATATTATACCCCAACTTCACTTTTGATGATCCTGGATTTTTTCCCTAA